Genomic window (Melioribacteraceae bacterium):
AATTATCAGATGGAATTTATCCAATAGTAATTACAAAAGAGGGTTACTTTACCATACAGAGAAATCTAAAAATAAGTAAACCTGAAAAGGGTAAATCGTTCGTAACTGCTTTTAGCATGATTCAAAAAAATCCCACTGTTAATATCACAGCATCAACTGGGGGATCAATCAATTTAACAGAAGGTTATTCGCTCTCGATTCCGGCGAATGCGTTATCAGCAAATACTGCAATGTCTATTACTCCAATTCTTGGAGGAGGAATTCCTTTTAATACTTCGGGAAAATTTGTTATTGAAGCGGTAGCATGCGAACCTGCCGGACAAACTTTTTCCTCACCGTTTACACTTCAAGTTCCTTTGCAGGTATCTCCATCAATAGTAAACAGTACAAACCTAAAAGCCTTAACGGTAAACTCCGCCACCGGCGCAGTTGAGCAAATATCTAATGTGACAATAACTACCGGGGGAAGAATTAATGTTCAGTTTAATCACTTTAGTTATGTAATTCTTTATTTAGATCAAAATCTATTTAGGGTAACTGAGAAATTATATGAAGATTCGGTAAAGAGTACCACTGCCATTGCAGATTGCAGATCGGAAAAAGCTTCGGCTTCAGTCACAGTGGGCTCTACAATTTCTTTAAATAGGTTGAGTGTAACTCTCGCAGCAACATTGTTGCAGAGGAATCTTAATTTCAGTATTTCCGGAACAGGATCAATTTCTAGAAAGATTGGGGATCCGATCAGACAACTTCAGTATCAAGTTTTAGGTACTTTGTATGATATCGAATACTTCGATGGAAATAATTGGATAAGCAGCGAACAAATCAAAATACCTGAATCAATTAAATTCTTTTCAAAAGATGTGGGCTCTTGCCATAATCAAGGTGGAACAAGCGGACAATAATATTTTTGTACCGACTTTTTTTGAATCGCAAAAGAGCATCATCATTTAATAATCGTTCAACCAATTCAATAAATAGATTATATTTAATTATATTCGCACAAAAAAAATACATGTTTATGAATTCCAAATACGAAGTAGTAATCGGGCTTGAAGTCCACGCCCAACTATTAACTGAAACAAAGATATTTTGCAGTTGTTCTGCAAAGTTCGGTTCCAATCCAAATTCTAATGTGTGTCCAATATGTTTGGGGCATCCGGGTGTACTTCCTGTTCTCAACAAAAAAGTTGTAGAGTATACAACTTTAATGGGCTTAGCAACAAATTGCACTATTAATGAGAAGTCGGTATTTGCGCGTAAAAATTATTTTTATCCCGATCTCCCTAAGGGTTACCAAATTTCACAGTATGAAAAACCAATTTGTGAAAATGGAAATATTGTAATTGAGTTTTCGGATGGGACTACAAAAATGATTGGCATTACCAGAATTCATATGGAAGAAGATGCGGGGAAATCAATACATGATCAATCATTTAATACACTAATTGATGTTAACCGATGCGGCACACCGTTAATGGAAATTGTGAGTGAGCCCGATATGCGAAGCGCCGAAGAAGCATACCTATATTTAACGAAACTCAGACAGATCCTAACCTATCTGGGAATATGTGACGGTAATATGGAAGAAGGTTCGATGCGCTGTGACGCGAATATTTCAATTCGTTTGCGTGGTGATTCAAAACTTGGTACCAGGACCGAAGTTAAAAACATGAACTCTTTTAGAAATGTGGAAAGAGCAATTGAATATGAAATTGAAAGACAAATTAGTATCGTGGAAGATGGCGGCTCTATAGTGCAGCAAACTTTATTATGGAACGCGGACTTAAATAAAGTAATGCCAATGCGTGGGAAAGAAGATGCTCATGATTACCGTTATTTCCCCGATCCCGATTTAATGCCTGTTGTAATTGATGAAGTATGGAAAAATGAGATTTATAAATCAATGCCCGAATTGCCAGATATAAGATTGACGAGATTTATAAATGAATATTCTCTTCCCAAATATGATGCTGAAGTGCTGACATCCTCCCGTTCGTTGGCTGATTATTTCGAATCCATATTAATTGAGACAGATGATTATAAATCGGCGAGTAATTGGGTAATGACTGAAGTGTTAAAATCATTAAATGATCAAAAAATCGAGATTAAAGATTTTACTGTTTCACCCGACAATTTGGGTAAACTTATTAAACTCATCAATAATAATATTATAAGCGGGAAGATCGCAAAAGATATATTTCCCGAAATGATTGCCACAAATAATAATCCCGAAATAATTATTAAAGAAAAAAATCTAGTGCAGATTAATGATTCTGGAGAGATTGAATTAGCGATAGATAAAGTGCTGGCTCAAAATCCAAATGATGTTGCTGATTACTTAGGCGGCAAAGATAAAGTAATTGGTTTCTTAGTTGGTCAAATCATGAAGGAAACAAAAGGGAAAGCTAATCCGCAATCTGTAAATCAACTATTAAAAAAGAAGCTCAATAAATTAAAAAATTAGTAAAGTGCCTTCGTTAAATAAAATTTAGCAAAGGCACATGATCTTCATCTTCAAATTTTATCCATCAAATCAGCCATCTCAATAGCGCTTAAAGCCGCATCCCAACCTTTATTCCCCGCCTTTGTTCCGGCTCTTTCAATTGCCTGCTCAATTGTATCGGAAGTTATAACACCAAATATTACAGGTATTTCAGTTTCAAGAGATACTTGCGCTACCCCTTTCGATACTTCAGAAGCTATATAATCAAAATGAGGAGTGCCTCCCCGAATAACGGCTCCAAGACAAATTACCGCATCATATTTTTTAGATGATGCTAGTTTTTTTGCGGCTAGTGGAATTTCATAGGAACCGGGCACATATAATACAGTAATTTCTTTTTCATCGGCTCCATGTCTTGCCAAGCAGTCAAAAGCTCCGCCTAATAAACTTTTTGAAATCATTTCATTAAATCTTGAAACAACAATCGCAAATTTACGCCCCTCGGCAGAAAGTTGTCCTTCAATCATTTTAGCCATTTATCCTCCAAATATTAATTATGCTTATTAATAAAACTAAAAATGTGTCCCATCTTCTCATGCTTTGTTTGAATGTAATGTTGATTATTTTCATTAGTGTCAATTTCTAAAGGTACCCGTTCAACTATTTCAAGATC
Coding sequences:
- the gatB gene encoding Asp-tRNA(Asn)/Glu-tRNA(Gln) amidotransferase subunit GatB; its protein translation is MNSKYEVVIGLEVHAQLLTETKIFCSCSAKFGSNPNSNVCPICLGHPGVLPVLNKKVVEYTTLMGLATNCTINEKSVFARKNYFYPDLPKGYQISQYEKPICENGNIVIEFSDGTTKMIGITRIHMEEDAGKSIHDQSFNTLIDVNRCGTPLMEIVSEPDMRSAEEAYLYLTKLRQILTYLGICDGNMEEGSMRCDANISIRLRGDSKLGTRTEVKNMNSFRNVERAIEYEIERQISIVEDGGSIVQQTLLWNADLNKVMPMRGKEDAHDYRYFPDPDLMPVVIDEVWKNEIYKSMPELPDIRLTRFINEYSLPKYDAEVLTSSRSLADYFESILIETDDYKSASNWVMTEVLKSLNDQKIEIKDFTVSPDNLGKLIKLINNNIISGKIAKDIFPEMIATNNNPEIIIKEKNLVQINDSGEIELAIDKVLAQNPNDVADYLGGKDKVIGFLVGQIMKETKGKANPQSVNQLLKKKLNKLKN
- a CDS encoding carboxypeptidase-like regulatory domain-containing protein, whose product is MKIKYFSFLIIYLSSLMLFQTSCDIQKAPSEPTSNDVGDLKFLSGKVIDDKTLQGIPQARVTISGSNLITDANGSFSLTQELSDGIYPIVITKEGYFTIQRNLKISKPEKGKSFVTAFSMIQKNPTVNITASTGGSINLTEGYSLSIPANALSANTAMSITPILGGGIPFNTSGKFVIEAVACEPAGQTFSSPFTLQVPLQVSPSIVNSTNLKALTVNSATGAVEQISNVTITTGGRINVQFNHFSYVILYLDQNLFRVTEKLYEDSVKSTTAIADCRSEKASASVTVGSTISLNRLSVTLAATLLQRNLNFSISGTGSISRKIGDPIRQLQYQVLGTLYDIEYFDGNNWISSEQIKIPESIKFFSKDVGSCHNQGGTSGQ
- a CDS encoding 6,7-dimethyl-8-ribityllumazine synthase, producing the protein MAKMIEGQLSAEGRKFAIVVSRFNEMISKSLLGGAFDCLARHGADEKEITVLYVPGSYEIPLAAKKLASSKKYDAVICLGAVIRGGTPHFDYIASEVSKGVAQVSLETEIPVIFGVITSDTIEQAIERAGTKAGNKGWDAALSAIEMADLMDKI